One window of the Gimesia sp. genome contains the following:
- a CDS encoding TatD family hydrolase has protein sequence MQIIQPHYHAIARTAQDYERMAMSGVVAVAEPAFWAGFDRLYPETFVDYFRQISEFEPTRAAEYGIKHYCWVAVNPKEAENPTLSHEVLKHMPEFYEKPNVLGVGEIGFHKTTKNEEEIFEAQVEQAIKYDQLILIHTPHLQDKVRGTKRTLEVLAHMNVNPERVWIDHVEEHTIREPLEAGYWVGFTLYPITKCSPKRACDMLEMYGHERILVNSSADWGPSDPFTLQQCVVQYRARGYSVQDAIEIFHNNPARFLGQNPKFDIKPIQLETIEEEITDMV, from the coding sequence ATGCAAATCATCCAACCTCATTATCATGCAATCGCCCGAACAGCCCAGGACTATGAACGGATGGCAATGTCCGGTGTCGTAGCCGTAGCTGAGCCTGCTTTCTGGGCCGGCTTTGACCGTCTGTATCCGGAAACCTTTGTGGATTACTTCCGCCAGATCAGTGAATTTGAACCAACCCGTGCCGCTGAATATGGCATTAAGCATTACTGCTGGGTTGCCGTGAATCCCAAGGAAGCTGAAAACCCGACATTGAGCCACGAAGTGCTCAAGCACATGCCGGAATTCTACGAAAAGCCGAACGTGCTGGGCGTGGGAGAAATCGGTTTCCATAAGACGACCAAGAATGAAGAAGAGATCTTCGAAGCCCAGGTCGAGCAGGCGATCAAATATGATCAGCTGATTCTGATTCATACGCCTCACCTGCAGGACAAAGTCCGCGGAACCAAGCGGACCCTGGAAGTCCTGGCGCACATGAATGTCAATCCGGAACGGGTCTGGATCGACCATGTCGAAGAACATACGATCCGCGAACCACTGGAAGCGGGCTACTGGGTCGGCTTCACTCTCTATCCTATTACCAAATGCTCGCCCAAACGGGCCTGTGACATGCTCGAAATGTATGGTCACGAACGAATCCTGGTAAACTCCTCAGCCGACTGGGGACCCAGTGATCCCTTTACCCTGCAGCAGTGTGTCGTGCAGTATCGGGCACGCGGCTACTCGGTTCAGGATGCGATCGAAATCTTCCACAACAATCCGGCACGTTTCCTGGGACAGAATCCCAAGTTCGATATCAAGCCGATTCAGCTGGAAACGATCGAAGAAGAAATTACAGATATGGTCTAA
- the mog gene encoding molybdopterin adenylyltransferase codes for MTARIGIVTVSDRASRGEYEDRGGPAIHEYLKEVLTSDWTPEARVIPDELSTITETLIELCDQEQCCLVVTTGGTGPARRDITPEATLAVAEKEMPGFGELMRKVSLEKVPTAILSRQTAVIRGGTLIINLPGQPKAIQECLDAVFPAVPYCIDLLEGPFLETDEERLVAFRPKKK; via the coding sequence ATGACAGCCAGAATAGGAATTGTGACCGTATCCGACCGCGCCAGTCGAGGTGAATATGAAGACCGGGGAGGCCCGGCGATCCACGAGTATCTGAAAGAAGTACTGACCAGCGACTGGACGCCTGAGGCACGTGTCATTCCGGATGAACTCTCCACAATCACAGAGACGCTGATTGAGCTCTGTGATCAAGAGCAGTGCTGCCTGGTGGTGACAACCGGCGGAACCGGTCCTGCCAGACGGGACATCACGCCGGAAGCGACACTCGCAGTCGCGGAAAAAGAGATGCCCGGCTTTGGAGAGCTGATGCGGAAGGTTTCACTCGAAAAAGTACCAACCGCCATTCTCTCCCGGCAGACCGCCGTGATCCGAGGCGGGACATTGATCATCAATCTGCCTGGTCAGCCCAAGGCGATTCAGGAATGCCTGGACGCTGTCTTTCCGGCTGTCCCGTATTGTATCGACCTGCTGGAAGGTCCCTTTCTGGAGACCGATGAGGAACGTCTGGTCGCTTTTCGCCCAAAGAAGAAATAG
- a CDS encoding proton-conducting transporter membrane subunit, with translation MLPELHLPWMEISVLITLLGSIWLKFTPDRDRAYKRCIRICTLTFLVTICGWIDFVSLKTFAASEPFSLFYRLFHKNLFVVDDLSAPLLPLAALLYLLTVLSTLKTKGHSFSFSNTLISEAILLSTLSSKEPWIIILLLSVATIPPLLEFRSNKRSSRVYVLHMGLFVLLLVAGGLLSSFKDQSGTLSLIAGALLTTAALLRNGIIPLHCWMTDLFDKITFGTALLFVTPMTGAYAILRLVFPIAPDWALQGIAIVSLITAVYAAGMALVQQEARRFFCYLFLSHSSLVLVGLEMATPLGLTGGLCVWISVGISLAGFALTLRSVEARTGRISLKTYHGLYEHTPTLAGLFLVTGLASIGFPGTLGFIGTELLIEGVIEIYPLVGTAVVIATALNSIAILQVYFRVFTGTHHSASISLRARIPEHVAILILVALVIGGGLYPQPGVISRNHAAIQLIQQRDEAFQENKVSVDYSISEHKHRLMTSP, from the coding sequence ATGTTGCCCGAACTCCATCTCCCCTGGATGGAAATATCCGTCCTGATCACTCTGCTGGGATCTATCTGGCTCAAATTCACTCCAGATCGGGATCGTGCTTACAAGCGCTGTATCCGCATCTGCACACTGACCTTTCTGGTCACGATCTGCGGATGGATCGACTTTGTTAGTCTGAAAACGTTTGCTGCCTCTGAACCGTTCTCCCTGTTTTATCGACTGTTCCATAAAAACCTCTTTGTGGTTGATGACTTGAGTGCCCCTTTGCTGCCGCTGGCAGCGCTGCTTTACCTCCTGACGGTGCTTTCCACACTGAAGACCAAGGGACATAGTTTTTCTTTCAGTAACACCTTAATCTCCGAAGCGATCTTGCTGTCGACGCTCAGCAGTAAAGAACCGTGGATCATCATTCTCTTACTTTCCGTGGCAACAATCCCTCCCTTACTGGAATTCCGGTCCAATAAACGCTCAAGCCGTGTCTATGTTCTACACATGGGGCTGTTTGTCCTGCTTCTGGTCGCTGGAGGCTTACTTTCCAGCTTCAAGGATCAAAGCGGCACACTCTCACTGATCGCTGGCGCGCTGCTGACTACCGCCGCCTTACTGCGTAACGGCATCATTCCACTTCACTGCTGGATGACAGATCTATTTGATAAAATCACTTTCGGAACCGCCTTACTGTTCGTCACTCCCATGACGGGCGCTTACGCCATTTTACGGCTGGTCTTCCCCATTGCCCCTGACTGGGCATTGCAGGGCATCGCGATTGTTTCCCTGATTACAGCCGTCTATGCAGCCGGCATGGCGCTGGTGCAACAGGAAGCCCGCCGTTTTTTCTGCTATCTGTTCTTGAGCCATTCTTCCCTGGTGCTGGTTGGTTTAGAAATGGCGACTCCTCTGGGACTGACAGGCGGATTATGTGTCTGGATTTCTGTTGGAATTTCGCTGGCCGGATTTGCATTAACCTTGCGTTCTGTCGAGGCCAGAACCGGTCGAATTTCCCTGAAAACCTATCATGGTCTTTACGAACACACTCCCACCCTGGCAGGGTTATTTCTGGTCACCGGGCTTGCTTCAATCGGCTTTCCCGGAACGCTGGGCTTTATCGGGACCGAACTTCTGATTGAAGGAGTAATTGAAATCTACCCACTGGTCGGAACTGCAGTTGTGATCGCGACCGCTTTGAACAGCATTGCCATCCTGCAGGTCTACTTTCGGGTCTTTACGGGAACACACCATTCGGCGTCTATCTCGCTTCGGGCACGGATTCCAGAACATGTCGCCATCCTGATCCTGGTCGCGCTTGTCATCGGCGGAGGCCTGTACCCACAACCGGGTGTGATCTCCCGAAATCATGCAGCTATTCAATTAATTCAACAGCGTGATGAGGCCTTTCAAGAAAACAAAGTTTCCGTTGATTACAGTATCAGCGAACATAAACATCGTCTAATGACGTCTCCCTGA
- a CDS encoding proton-conducting transporter membrane subunit — translation MNSEIAFHFLGVCIVAGPALLLALFGTTSLINKPLGERLIAQATQTVVVMGLFASIAVLVLMLTLGKRYVPVEMGNWVVLPEQHFHFHLKFIFDRLSIPFCILSFILCGTVGAFASRYLHRESGYNRFFICYALFLLGMIVSSLAGTIETLFFGWELVGLSSALLVAFFHERLNPVRNGLRIWSIYRIADAAFLVAAIMLHHLTGAGDFAELMGTGSWPDGQATISEQHALIIGLLLLFAAAGKSALVPFSGWLPRAMEGPTPSSAVFYGSLSVHLGAYLLLRVSPILELSPLLSLAVILLGLVSAIYGTLVARVQTDIKSALAFASLTQVSIIVVEIGCGLRYIALIHIIGHACLRTLQLLRAPSLFHDYHSLENAIGAHLTQKPSLWVRIMPERYRVSLYRFELERGYLDMLCNRFIITPFVGLFRYCDSLESRWTNLISGEDQRESESVSPVSDSLEEN, via the coding sequence ATGAATTCTGAAATTGCATTCCATTTCCTCGGCGTATGTATTGTAGCAGGCCCGGCCCTGCTCCTGGCATTATTCGGTACTACGTCCCTGATTAACAAACCACTCGGAGAGCGACTGATTGCCCAGGCGACCCAGACGGTCGTCGTCATGGGACTGTTTGCCTCGATCGCTGTCCTGGTTCTGATGCTTACCCTGGGCAAACGATATGTTCCCGTCGAAATGGGTAACTGGGTCGTGCTCCCCGAGCAACATTTTCACTTCCATCTGAAGTTTATTTTCGATCGATTATCAATTCCCTTTTGTATTCTATCGTTTATCCTTTGTGGCACCGTTGGCGCATTCGCCAGTCGCTATCTGCATCGGGAATCCGGCTATAATCGTTTTTTCATCTGTTATGCCTTGTTTCTGCTGGGAATGATAGTTTCTTCGCTGGCAGGAACGATTGAGACACTCTTTTTCGGCTGGGAATTAGTCGGACTCTCTTCAGCACTGCTGGTGGCATTTTTTCACGAACGCCTCAACCCCGTTCGAAACGGGCTGCGGATCTGGTCGATCTACAGAATTGCTGATGCCGCATTTTTGGTGGCGGCAATCATGCTACACCATTTAACTGGCGCAGGTGACTTCGCTGAACTGATGGGAACAGGTTCATGGCCCGATGGTCAGGCTACGATTTCAGAGCAACACGCGTTGATTATCGGACTCCTGCTGTTATTCGCGGCAGCGGGAAAATCCGCCCTTGTACCATTTTCCGGATGGTTACCGCGCGCCATGGAAGGCCCCACCCCCTCGAGTGCTGTTTTTTACGGATCACTTTCCGTCCATCTGGGAGCCTATCTGCTGTTGCGTGTCAGTCCGATTCTCGAGCTATCCCCGCTACTCAGCCTGGCAGTCATTCTGCTGGGACTGGTCTCCGCGATCTATGGTACTCTTGTTGCCCGCGTGCAAACTGATATCAAAAGTGCACTCGCCTTTGCCTCACTGACTCAGGTGAGCATCATCGTCGTTGAAATCGGATGTGGCTTACGCTACATCGCGCTGATTCACATCATCGGGCACGCCTGTCTGAGAACATTACAGTTGCTGCGAGCGCCGTCATTATTTCACGATTACCATTCACTCGAAAATGCGATTGGGGCTCATCTGACACAAAAACCATCACTGTGGGTTCGAATTATGCCCGAACGGTATCGCGTATCACTGTATCGATTTGAACTGGAACGAGGCTATCTGGATATGCTTTGTAACCGATTCATCATCACACCCTTTGTTGGCCTGTTTCGTTATTGTGACAGTTTAGAATCGCGCTGGACGAATCTGATTTCCGGAGAAGATCAAAGAGAATCTGAATCCGTCTCCCCTGTCTCTGATTCTCTGGAGGAAAATTAA
- a CDS encoding DUF2309 domain-containing protein, translating into MNKPTENEPGDQPELSTDSEEHAELIQAIKHAAHYLPAQGPITVFVHHNTLHAFENLPFENGVSAGGKIFGCHPYLLEERYRKKLENQRIRVQDLQAVLHDELAERADQLIGTFGTRYALRLAMLEFPLHSGPVAELRWFIAETDALRRFRQEVSPATRAQTIAKTQNWIMRDFREGKHLTDQKSEMIMSSLCGQFNTKSMDSWNAQKWESFALHFLWEVCHNRVQSANIKPLSTTQKSVRHRDLLMSATGVDSDLIVNEVLIRFCAAFLDQGFGAWTLPERNTGFYHAFLNLYSGSKLSPSVALSGLNSEINRLLVSNLSPLESISESLSLLGVPAEERDEYISQTLLALRGWSGIVWQMESNAEWSPHPAPAGTLIEFLAVRLILDRLAVTAVMQESLPFEGSLATVRNEILKNTHPSMKDHQYQLAFTLFQLSQVRGWNPEDLMYLSDAQWRLLIQEIEQLSSLERRRIFHLAYERKYRNDILNAVTAHTIRYRELQAQAEHQQPIQPAYQVVCCIDEREESFRRHLEEIAPDCETFGIAGFFGVAMYYRGAADAHFTPLCPVNIKPIHFVQEETLYSLERISRRRAVTRRRLGRATHQTHVGTRTFLGGLLTGLVGSLAAFPLVARTLFPRTTAQIRGMFQSIVAPPTTQLRLERISAEPGNQGDQLGYSIAEMAQIVEGGLRAMGLARSEQFSPLVIICGHGSSSMNNPHEAAHDCGACGGGRGGPNARAFAQMANDPRVRRILSEHNLVIPDETNFLGCYHNTCNDNVTWYDLDRLPVSHRKLFETADKHISAARAHNAHERCRRFESADLDLSVDEALRHVEGRAEDLSQVRPEYGHATNSICFVGRREWNRGLFLDRRAFLTSYNPLQDDEDSKILERLLQAVIPVCAGINLEYYFSYVDSTGYGCGTKLAHNITSLLGVMDGSASDLRPGLPWQMVEIHEPVRLLLVIETTKEAMSRIINNNPGIARLVNGNWIQLAILDVETSQIHEYRNGFFTLYRPDSEQLPRTDSSIDWYRGKRDHLGFASIESPAVSPSLKQVSVP; encoded by the coding sequence ATGAATAAACCTACTGAAAACGAACCAGGCGATCAGCCTGAGTTATCGACAGACTCTGAAGAACATGCTGAGCTGATCCAGGCCATAAAGCATGCCGCACATTATCTGCCAGCTCAGGGTCCGATTACGGTCTTCGTGCACCACAATACGCTGCATGCCTTTGAGAATCTTCCCTTTGAGAACGGTGTCTCCGCAGGCGGCAAGATTTTTGGCTGCCATCCATACCTGCTAGAAGAGCGCTATCGAAAAAAACTGGAAAACCAGCGAATCCGCGTCCAGGACCTGCAGGCCGTCTTACACGATGAACTTGCTGAACGGGCAGATCAACTGATTGGTACGTTTGGAACCCGGTACGCCCTCCGCCTGGCCATGTTAGAGTTCCCCCTCCATTCAGGCCCCGTAGCGGAATTACGCTGGTTCATTGCAGAAACTGATGCCTTACGACGCTTTCGACAGGAAGTGTCCCCCGCCACCCGTGCCCAGACGATTGCCAAAACACAAAACTGGATTATGCGGGACTTCCGCGAAGGCAAGCATCTGACTGATCAAAAGTCAGAAATGATCATGAGCAGCCTTTGTGGTCAGTTTAATACGAAATCCATGGATTCATGGAATGCGCAGAAGTGGGAATCATTTGCATTACACTTCCTGTGGGAAGTCTGTCACAACCGTGTCCAGTCCGCGAATATCAAGCCGCTGAGCACTACGCAAAAATCGGTCAGACACCGAGATCTATTAATGAGCGCAACCGGCGTCGATTCCGATCTGATCGTAAACGAAGTCTTGATTCGTTTCTGTGCAGCATTTCTCGATCAGGGATTTGGTGCATGGACGCTCCCCGAGCGTAATACAGGATTTTATCATGCGTTCCTGAATTTATATTCCGGATCAAAACTGAGTCCCTCTGTCGCACTCTCAGGACTCAACAGTGAAATCAATCGCCTGCTGGTGTCTAACCTCAGCCCTCTGGAATCAATCAGCGAATCACTCTCGCTGCTGGGAGTCCCTGCCGAAGAACGGGATGAGTATATTTCTCAAACTCTACTTGCGCTGCGGGGGTGGTCGGGAATAGTCTGGCAAATGGAATCCAATGCGGAATGGTCTCCCCACCCTGCTCCCGCTGGAACTCTGATCGAATTCCTGGCGGTCCGCCTGATCCTCGATCGGCTCGCTGTGACGGCCGTAATGCAGGAATCACTTCCTTTTGAGGGCTCCCTGGCAACTGTCCGCAATGAGATCCTGAAAAACACCCACCCCAGTATGAAAGACCATCAATATCAACTGGCGTTTACTTTATTCCAGCTTTCTCAAGTGCGTGGCTGGAACCCGGAAGACCTGATGTATCTTTCGGATGCACAGTGGAGACTGCTCATTCAGGAAATTGAACAATTATCGAGCCTGGAACGTCGACGCATATTCCACCTGGCCTATGAACGTAAATACCGAAACGACATACTCAACGCAGTTACAGCGCATACAATACGCTACCGGGAATTACAGGCTCAGGCTGAGCACCAGCAACCGATTCAGCCCGCATATCAGGTCGTCTGTTGCATTGATGAACGTGAAGAATCATTCCGCCGGCACCTGGAAGAAATCGCTCCTGATTGTGAAACGTTTGGAATCGCCGGTTTCTTTGGTGTCGCGATGTACTATCGTGGCGCCGCGGACGCACATTTTACTCCGCTATGCCCGGTTAACATCAAACCGATTCATTTTGTGCAGGAAGAGACGCTCTATTCGCTCGAACGTATCAGTCGTCGCCGCGCTGTCACACGTCGTCGTCTCGGTCGAGCTACTCATCAGACGCATGTAGGGACCCGGACTTTCCTCGGCGGTTTGTTAACTGGCCTGGTTGGTTCTCTGGCGGCGTTTCCACTGGTTGCCCGCACGCTCTTTCCACGTACAACAGCCCAGATCCGCGGGATGTTTCAGAGCATCGTGGCTCCTCCCACAACTCAACTAAGGCTGGAGCGAATCAGTGCCGAGCCAGGGAATCAAGGTGATCAACTGGGGTATTCGATTGCAGAAATGGCACAAATCGTTGAAGGCGGATTACGAGCCATGGGGCTGGCACGATCAGAACAGTTTTCTCCCCTGGTCATTATTTGTGGCCACGGATCTTCCAGCATGAATAACCCGCACGAAGCCGCGCACGATTGTGGCGCATGCGGTGGAGGTCGTGGAGGCCCCAATGCACGCGCGTTCGCTCAAATGGCAAACGATCCTCGAGTGCGACGTATCCTGTCTGAACACAACCTGGTTATCCCCGATGAGACTAATTTTTTAGGCTGCTATCACAACACCTGTAACGACAACGTCACCTGGTATGACCTCGACCGTCTTCCGGTTTCCCACCGGAAACTGTTTGAAACGGCAGATAAGCACATCTCCGCAGCCCGCGCTCATAATGCCCATGAACGTTGCCGCCGGTTTGAATCTGCCGATCTTGATCTCTCAGTTGATGAAGCACTGCGACATGTCGAAGGTCGTGCAGAGGACCTTTCACAGGTACGTCCCGAGTATGGCCACGCGACTAATTCGATCTGCTTTGTCGGTCGCAGAGAATGGAACCGTGGACTGTTTCTGGATCGTCGTGCATTTCTGACATCCTATAATCCCCTGCAGGATGATGAAGACAGCAAGATTCTGGAAAGGCTGCTACAGGCGGTCATACCCGTTTGTGCCGGCATCAATCTGGAATACTATTTTTCATACGTCGATTCAACGGGTTATGGCTGTGGCACAAAGCTGGCACATAATATTACATCTCTATTAGGTGTGATGGACGGTTCTGCCAGCGATCTTCGACCTGGACTTCCCTGGCAGATGGTCGAGATTCATGAACCCGTACGGTTACTCCTCGTCATCGAAACGACAAAAGAGGCCATGTCCCGGATTATCAATAACAATCCAGGAATTGCGAGACTGGTGAATGGTAACTGGATACAGTTAGCGATCCTTGATGTCGAAACCTCCCAGATCCACGAGTATCGAAATGGATTTTTCACACTATATCGGCCTGACTCAGAGCAACTCCCGCGTACAGACTCTTCCATAGACTGGTACCGTGGCAAGCGGGATCATCTTGGTTTTGCCTCCATTGAAAGTCCTGCCGTCTCCCCTTCGCTGAAACAGGTATCGGTTCCCTAA
- a CDS encoding carbonic anhydrase: MQKLVDGIHKFQRNYFSQDQKLFETLVEGQHPLALFITCSDSRINPNYMTQTKPGELFIQRTAGNIVPAYGAVHGGEAATIEYAVSALKVKDIIVCGHSHCGAMSGLLNPELIEKMPAVKSYLEHAECTRRIVDENYGHLTEPEKRLILTVQENVLVQIENLKTHPSVAAAVSRGELKLHGWVYKFETGEVFNFNPDEGQFLPLEEDVLSEKALDKAMPPISPI, encoded by the coding sequence ATGCAAAAACTTGTCGATGGAATTCACAAGTTTCAAAGAAACTATTTCAGCCAGGACCAGAAGCTGTTTGAAACTCTGGTTGAGGGGCAGCATCCGCTCGCCTTGTTCATCACCTGTTCGGACTCCAGAATCAATCCGAATTACATGACTCAGACCAAGCCTGGAGAACTGTTTATTCAGCGAACTGCCGGTAATATTGTACCAGCTTATGGAGCGGTTCACGGTGGTGAAGCAGCGACAATCGAGTATGCTGTAAGTGCACTCAAAGTGAAAGACATCATCGTCTGTGGCCATTCTCATTGTGGAGCCATGTCCGGTCTGCTCAATCCCGAGCTCATTGAGAAGATGCCTGCTGTGAAAAGTTATCTGGAACACGCCGAGTGTACGCGTCGGATCGTGGATGAGAATTACGGGCATCTTACCGAGCCCGAAAAACGTCTGATTCTGACCGTTCAGGAAAATGTACTCGTGCAGATTGAAAACCTGAAAACGCACCCCTCGGTAGCTGCAGCTGTAAGCCGGGGAGAATTGAAGCTGCATGGCTGGGTTTATAAATTCGAAACTGGTGAGGTATTCAATTTTAATCCGGATGAGGGTCAGTTCCTGCCTCTGGAAGAAGACGTCTTATCCGAAAAGGCATTGGATAAAGCGATGCCACCTATCTCCCCCATCTAA
- a CDS encoding formylmethanofuran dehydrogenase subunit A, protein MSLFRIKNGTVYDPANGVNGEVRDLWIQDGKIIDRPLDADSFTGKTLDASGYTVMPGGIDMHCHIAGPKVNAGRKMTPEMKRQAAPVFRTEQTRSGTGGVVPSTFATGYLFASIGYTTAMDAAIPGLHARHAHEELQDTPILDKGFYLLFGNNHFVMKHLRNQDQNALDSYCAWLLESAKGYTIKIVNPGGVEDWKQISRKSMWELDAPVEGFGVTPRQIVRGLAGTADRLELPHSVHIHCNNLGIPGNWETTLNTMESLEGHRGHLAHVQFHSYDGDPNDPSSFSSATQKLVDYVQSHENITVDVGHINPGLTLSMTGDTPFSQFLHSINRNKWYTADCELESSCGVIPIEYRPQRSLIHAVQWAIALEWYLLMEDPWRVVMTSDHPNGGAFYHYPEIIYLLMDKSFRDEFLSQMPEAIRERSVLADLTREYSLYEIAIITRAAPARVLGMKDKGHLGTGAHADITIYSPQQNRQEMFERPRWVFKDGEMVVADGEIQAHHFGRTFFTAPEFDQEFLPQIKDWFNDNYSIRFGNYQIDEGELPLAEKIACTPE, encoded by the coding sequence GTGTCTCTCTTCCGGATAAAAAATGGAACGGTCTACGATCCAGCCAATGGAGTCAATGGTGAGGTCCGCGACCTCTGGATTCAGGATGGTAAGATCATCGACCGTCCCCTGGATGCAGACTCGTTCACCGGTAAAACCCTGGATGCCAGCGGCTACACCGTGATGCCGGGTGGGATCGATATGCACTGTCATATTGCCGGTCCCAAAGTGAACGCAGGGCGCAAAATGACGCCCGAAATGAAGCGTCAGGCTGCCCCCGTCTTCCGCACAGAACAGACGCGTTCCGGCACAGGAGGCGTAGTGCCCAGCACCTTCGCCACCGGATACCTGTTTGCCAGTATCGGCTATACCACGGCCATGGACGCCGCCATTCCAGGATTGCACGCCCGCCACGCCCATGAGGAACTGCAGGACACACCGATTCTGGATAAAGGCTTCTACCTGCTGTTCGGCAACAATCATTTCGTAATGAAGCATCTGCGGAATCAGGATCAAAATGCACTGGACTCCTATTGCGCCTGGCTGCTGGAATCGGCCAAGGGTTACACGATCAAAATCGTGAACCCGGGGGGTGTGGAAGACTGGAAACAGATCAGTCGCAAATCGATGTGGGAACTGGATGCGCCCGTAGAAGGTTTTGGCGTGACACCTCGCCAGATTGTACGCGGACTGGCAGGTACCGCTGATCGCCTGGAACTCCCCCACTCAGTACATATCCACTGTAATAATCTGGGGATTCCCGGCAACTGGGAAACCACTCTGAACACGATGGAATCGCTTGAGGGGCATCGAGGCCATTTGGCACACGTCCAGTTTCACTCGTATGATGGCGATCCAAACGACCCGAGCAGCTTTTCCTCGGCTACCCAGAAACTGGTCGATTATGTCCAGTCACACGAAAACATCACAGTCGACGTGGGACACATCAATCCTGGTCTGACCCTCTCCATGACCGGGGACACGCCGTTCAGTCAGTTCCTGCATAGTATCAATCGCAATAAGTGGTACACGGCCGACTGTGAACTAGAAAGCAGCTGTGGTGTGATTCCGATTGAATACCGTCCGCAGCGGAGCCTGATTCATGCCGTCCAATGGGCGATCGCCCTGGAATGGTATCTGCTGATGGAAGACCCCTGGCGGGTTGTGATGACCAGCGATCACCCCAACGGCGGTGCCTTCTATCATTACCCCGAGATCATTTATCTGTTGATGGATAAAAGCTTCCGAGATGAATTCCTGTCACAGATGCCCGAAGCGATTCGCGAACGAAGCGTGCTGGCTGACCTGACGCGTGAGTATTCGCTCTACGAAATCGCCATTATTACCCGGGCTGCTCCCGCCCGTGTATTGGGTATGAAAGACAAAGGGCACCTGGGCACCGGCGCTCATGCTGACATCACAATTTACTCCCCGCAGCAAAACCGCCAGGAAATGTTTGAACGCCCCCGCTGGGTCTTTAAAGATGGAGAGATGGTTGTTGCCGATGGAGAAATTCAGGCGCACCATTTCGGACGTACGTTCTTCACGGCTCCTGAATTTGACCAGGAATTCCTGCCTCAGATCAAGGACTGGTTTAACGATAACTACTCGATCCGCTTTGGTAACTACCAGATCGATGAGGGTGAACTGCCGCTGGCTGAAAAAATAGCCTGCACACCCGAATAA
- a CDS encoding zinc ribbon domain-containing protein — protein sequence MITYEYFCESNNETVEVSHRMSESLKTWGEVCEKAGVPLNGTPAAAPVERLISGGLLFKGESSNKKSQLPMADPGCGRSNCCRHH from the coding sequence ATGATCACCTACGAATATTTTTGTGAATCAAACAACGAAACAGTTGAAGTCAGCCATCGCATGAGCGAATCGCTCAAAACCTGGGGTGAAGTCTGCGAGAAAGCAGGAGTCCCCCTCAACGGCACTCCCGCGGCAGCTCCGGTCGAACGTCTGATCTCAGGCGGATTGCTTTTCAAAGGGGAAAGCAGCAATAAAAAATCGCAACTTCCCATGGCCGATCCCGGCTGTGGACGATCCAATTGCTGCCGCCACCATTAA